A window from Sinanaerobacter sp. ZZT-01 encodes these proteins:
- the trpE gene encoding anthranilate synthase component I codes for MYQPSLETAKLLSKDYQIIPISYTIYADEVTPIEVLRRLKKKSNCCYLLESLEDSEHRGRYTFMGYNPKHQFTNDSIREKEPISFIRQLLKENQAPLLPDLPPFTGGLVGYFSYDFIKYIEPSLSLNHSCDNAIPDFDLMLFDKVIAFDHLKQKIILIAHAKTDHLDANYKSAQDELKDMAKLIQFEEKSESKPFQLKSPFQPRFNQTDYCNLIQRAKQYIHDGDIFQIVLSNRFQAEAEGSLLNAYRVLRTSNPSPYLFYFSKEDLEIAGASPETLVKLTGQKLYTFPLAGTRPRGKSEKEDLYLEKDLLCDKKELAEHDMLVDLSRNDLGKISKINSVTVESYHSIVKFSHVMHLSTTVTGELMEGKNALDAIHAVLPAGTLSGAPKIRACQIIDELEKEKRGIYGGAIGYIGFNGNLDTCIAIRLAVKTKGTVTVRAGAGIVYDSIAEKEYQECINKAQAVIQALQFSEGRADL; via the coding sequence ATGTATCAACCAAGCTTAGAAACAGCGAAACTTCTTTCAAAGGATTATCAAATAATTCCGATAAGCTACACCATCTATGCAGATGAAGTTACACCGATTGAAGTTCTACGGCGTTTGAAGAAAAAAAGCAATTGCTGCTACCTATTAGAAAGTCTCGAGGATTCCGAACATCGGGGACGTTATACCTTTATGGGCTATAACCCTAAGCACCAGTTCACGAATGACTCCATAAGAGAAAAAGAACCAATTTCTTTCATCCGACAACTTTTAAAAGAAAATCAAGCTCCCCTGCTTCCAGATTTGCCGCCGTTTACAGGTGGGCTTGTCGGTTATTTTTCCTATGATTTTATCAAATACATTGAGCCAAGTTTGAGCCTTAATCATTCCTGCGATAACGCAATTCCTGATTTTGATTTGATGCTTTTTGATAAAGTAATTGCTTTCGATCATTTAAAACAAAAAATCATATTGATCGCCCACGCAAAGACAGATCACTTAGATGCAAATTATAAATCTGCACAAGATGAATTAAAAGATATGGCCAAATTGATTCAGTTTGAAGAAAAGTCAGAATCGAAGCCGTTCCAGCTTAAGTCCCCATTCCAGCCACGCTTCAACCAAACTGATTATTGCAATTTAATACAAAGAGCAAAGCAATATATTCATGACGGTGATATTTTTCAAATTGTACTATCCAACCGTTTTCAAGCAGAAGCGGAAGGCAGCCTTTTAAATGCTTATCGAGTATTACGTACGAGTAACCCTTCTCCCTATCTGTTTTATTTTAGTAAAGAAGATCTAGAAATTGCAGGTGCTTCACCTGAAACGCTTGTAAAATTAACCGGTCAAAAATTGTATACATTTCCTCTTGCCGGTACTCGGCCTCGTGGGAAAAGTGAGAAAGAGGATCTTTATTTAGAAAAAGATCTGCTCTGCGATAAAAAAGAATTAGCAGAACATGATATGCTTGTAGACTTAAGCCGAAATGACTTGGGAAAAATCAGTAAAATCAACTCTGTTACAGTTGAATCTTATCACAGTATTGTAAAATTTTCCCATGTCATGCATCTCAGCACAACAGTAACCGGTGAACTTATGGAAGGAAAAAATGCGCTTGACGCCATTCACGCAGTACTTCCTGCCGGCACTCTGTCCGGAGCACCAAAAATTCGAGCCTGTCAGATTATTGATGAGCTTGAAAAAGAAAAACGGGGTATTTATGGAGGAGCTATCGGCTACATCGGTTTTAATGGAAATCTTGATACCTGTATTGCCATTCGTCTGGCAGTAAAGACAAAAGGCACTGTAACCGTTCGAGCGGGAGCAGGCATTGTATATGACAGCATTGCCGAAAAAGAATACCAGGAATGCATTAATAAGGCGCAAGCCGTCATTCAGGCATTGCAATTTTCAGAAGGGAGAGCAGACTTATGA
- the trpB gene encoding tryptophan synthase subunit beta: protein MKKGRFGEYGGQYIPEILMQAVLELEKQYEHYKKDPLFCKELDELLHKYAGRPSMLYYAEKMTKDLGGAKVYLKREDLNHTGSHKINNVLGQVLLAKKMNKKRVIAETGAGQHGVATATAAALMGLECEIFMGKEDTERQALNVFRMELLGAKVHTVTSGTQTLKDAVNETMREWAGRVEDTLYVLGSVMGPHPFPTIVRDFQKIIGKEIKEQLMEAEGKLPSAVLACVGGGSNAMGAFYEFIEDKTVKLIGCEAAGLGIDTPRTAATIATGKTGIFHGMKSYFCQDDYGQIAPVYSISAGLDYPGIGPEHAMLADQGREVFAAITDEEAVEAFEYLSRTEGIIPAIESAHAVAHAMKIAKNMQKDEILVVNLSGRGDKDVAAIARYRGVDIYE from the coding sequence ATGAAAAAAGGAAGATTTGGAGAATATGGAGGACAGTATATCCCGGAAATACTGATGCAGGCAGTTTTAGAGCTGGAAAAGCAATATGAGCACTATAAAAAAGATCCATTGTTTTGCAAGGAGCTTGATGAATTGCTGCATAAATATGCAGGAAGGCCGTCTATGCTTTATTATGCAGAAAAAATGACAAAAGATTTAGGAGGTGCAAAGGTCTATTTAAAGCGTGAAGACCTGAATCATACCGGCTCTCATAAAATTAATAATGTACTGGGACAGGTACTTTTGGCCAAGAAAATGAATAAAAAACGTGTAATAGCTGAAACTGGTGCCGGGCAGCACGGTGTTGCAACTGCGACTGCGGCCGCACTGATGGGGTTGGAATGTGAAATTTTCATGGGAAAAGAAGACACAGAAAGGCAGGCTTTAAATGTATTTCGTATGGAGCTTTTAGGGGCAAAAGTGCATACGGTTACCAGCGGAACGCAGACATTGAAGGATGCCGTCAATGAAACGATGAGAGAGTGGGCTGGTCGTGTAGAGGATACTCTTTATGTTTTAGGGTCGGTCATGGGGCCACATCCGTTTCCGACGATTGTAAGAGATTTTCAAAAGATCATTGGAAAAGAAATTAAGGAGCAGTTAATGGAAGCGGAAGGAAAGCTTCCGAGTGCAGTACTTGCTTGTGTTGGAGGCGGGAGCAATGCAATGGGAGCTTTTTATGAATTTATAGAGGATAAGACGGTAAAATTGATTGGCTGTGAGGCCGCAGGGCTGGGGATAGATACGCCACGAACCGCAGCCACGATTGCAACCGGAAAAACAGGTATTTTTCATGGAATGAAGTCCTATTTTTGTCAGGATGATTACGGACAAATTGCACCGGTGTATTCAATATCAGCGGGGCTGGATTATCCGGGGATTGGGCCGGAGCATGCAATGCTCGCCGATCAAGGAAGAGAGGTTTTTGCAGCGATCACGGATGAGGAGGCGGTTGAAGCTTTTGAATATCTTTCTCGCACTGAAGGGATTATTCCGGCAATTGAGAGTGCTCATGCGGTTGCCCATGCAATGAAAATTGCAAAGAACATGCAGAAAGATGAAATACTTGTCGTCAATCTTTCAGGACGTGGCGACAAAGATGTAGCAGCAATTGCAAGGTATAGAGGGGTGGATATTTATGAGTAG
- a CDS encoding aminodeoxychorismate/anthranilate synthase component II, with product MILLIDNYDSFSYNLYQMAGSFEPSIEVRRNDEITPAEIKVLCPDKIILSPGPGNPSQAGICVEVVRQFAGIIPILGVCLGHQAICEAYGANVSFARKVMHGRQSEIKLDTSCPLFYNLPDTIKGARYHSLAVLEKTLPNELQITARTEDNEIMAVKHYKYEVYGVQFHPESILTPEGKIILKNFIGGNPL from the coding sequence ATGATTTTACTCATCGATAATTATGATAGTTTTTCTTATAATTTATATCAAATGGCAGGCTCCTTTGAACCTTCTATCGAAGTAAGACGCAATGATGAAATCACCCCCGCAGAAATCAAAGTCCTTTGCCCTGATAAAATTATTTTGTCACCCGGACCCGGAAACCCATCACAAGCCGGTATCTGCGTTGAAGTAGTTCGACAATTTGCTGGGATCATTCCCATTTTGGGTGTGTGTCTTGGGCATCAGGCAATCTGTGAAGCTTATGGAGCCAACGTATCCTTTGCAAGAAAAGTGATGCATGGACGGCAGTCTGAAATCAAATTGGACACCAGCTGCCCTCTTTTTTACAACCTGCCAGATACGATCAAAGGTGCACGCTATCATTCGCTTGCCGTGCTGGAAAAAACACTCCCAAATGAACTTCAGATTACAGCACGTACCGAAGACAATGAGATTATGGCAGTCAAACATTATAAATACGAAGTGTATGGTGTACAATTTCATCCCGAATCCATTCTTACACCTGAAGGAAAAATAATATTAAAAAATTTTATAGGAGGAAATCCGTTATGA
- the trpA gene encoding tryptophan synthase subunit alpha, whose amino-acid sequence MSRIKEAFSDKKAFIAFITGGDPDIQITEALLYEIAEAGADLIEIGIPFSDPTAEGPIIQAANERALRAGCTVDKLFDLIQKVRRKISTPIVFLTYANPVFSYGKEAFMKRCKEAQIDGILMPDVPFEERDEFAEVCRKYDVDFLSMIALTSEERIFKIAKEAQGFLYCVSSLGVTGARVDIPTEIGEKIAQVKQISEIPCAIGFGIATTEQAKKMAKISDGVIVGSAIVKLVEKYGKECIPIVGEYVRQMKQAASFDQGYKYMKG is encoded by the coding sequence ATGAGTAGAATAAAAGAGGCATTTTCAGACAAGAAGGCATTTATTGCATTTATCACTGGTGGAGACCCAGATATACAGATAACAGAGGCATTGCTTTATGAGATTGCAGAGGCCGGTGCAGACTTAATCGAAATTGGAATTCCTTTTTCTGATCCAACAGCAGAGGGACCGATCATACAGGCTGCAAATGAGCGCGCGTTGCGAGCAGGCTGCACGGTAGATAAATTATTTGATTTGATTCAAAAGGTAAGGAGAAAAATATCGACACCCATTGTATTTTTGACTTACGCAAATCCGGTATTTTCTTATGGAAAAGAGGCATTTATGAAGCGTTGCAAAGAGGCGCAGATAGATGGAATCTTAATGCCTGATGTACCGTTTGAAGAGAGAGATGAGTTTGCAGAGGTTTGCAGAAAGTATGACGTAGATTTTCTTTCGATGATTGCTTTGACTTCAGAGGAACGTATTTTTAAGATTGCAAAAGAAGCGCAGGGGTTTCTCTATTGTGTTTCTTCTTTAGGTGTGACGGGAGCGCGTGTGGATATCCCAACTGAAATTGGAGAAAAAATTGCACAGGTAAAGCAAATATCAGAGATTCCTTGTGCGATTGGTTTTGGAATTGCGACAACAGAGCAGGCTAAGAAGATGGCAAAGATTTCCGACGGCGTGATTGTAGGAAGTGCAATTGTCAAATTAGTTGAAAAATATGGAAAAGAATGTATTCCGATAGTGGGTGAATACGTGAGGCAGATGAAACAGGCTGCTTCTTTTGACCAAGGATATAAATATATGAAAGGTTAG
- a CDS encoding ParA family protein: MKSKIIAIWFEKGGGGKTTTAFNLAAGLARKSKKVLLVDVDPTAGSTKHAGLTPNTLQSTLADPLLNVLRNLSPKTEDYLHRVESDPFDILPANAFLDTIEDTVKKVFSGIEVGQALGRVLEELKNKYDYIIIDCAPSTRIYNTSALAIADEVIMPMRANFLDFGGLDDATDAVNTIKTNINPKLRNRGILLTNYRHINHTRLIEEGLECLKEEKGVETLQTRISHGVDVAEASMRGLSIYSYKKSGKQAKEYQSLVEEILNG, translated from the coding sequence ATGAAATCAAAAATCATTGCAATTTGGTTTGAAAAAGGCGGTGGCGGTAAAACGACTACCGCTTTTAATTTGGCAGCAGGATTAGCAAGAAAAAGTAAAAAAGTGTTACTGGTAGATGTGGATCCAACAGCGGGGAGTACCAAGCATGCGGGATTAACACCCAATACTTTACAGAGCACACTTGCTGATCCGCTCCTCAACGTGCTAAGAAATCTTTCCCCGAAAACCGAGGACTACCTACATAGGGTAGAAAGTGATCCGTTTGACATTTTGCCTGCAAATGCTTTTTTGGACACCATAGAAGATACGGTGAAAAAAGTTTTTTCAGGTATAGAGGTTGGCCAAGCTCTGGGACGTGTATTAGAGGAATTAAAAAATAAATATGATTACATCATCATTGATTGTGCGCCAAGTACACGCATTTATAATACCAGTGCGTTAGCAATTGCCGATGAAGTAATTATGCCGATGCGAGCGAATTTCTTGGATTTTGGTGGCTTGGATGATGCTACGGATGCTGTAAATACCATAAAAACAAACATCAACCCCAAGTTGCGAAATCGAGGAATATTACTTACAAATTATCGTCATATCAATCATACACGCCTTATTGAAGAAGGATTGGAGTGCCTGAAAGAAGAAAAAGGCGTGGAAACATTACAGACGAGAATCAGTCATGGCGTAGATGTGGCGGAGGCCAGTATGCGCGGCCTGAGCATTTATTCGTACAAAAAATCCGGTAAACAAGCAAAAGAATATCAAAGCTTGGTGGAGGAAATTTTAAATGGCTAA
- a CDS encoding Lar family restriction alleviation protein gives MNKLKPCPFCGAEAEYRQFANPKNFYTVVCTNCHCRTDGYNCSLDNNDAENKAMQAEKWNHRLQTSSEIGGATADEDILCTTCEEAERKLEEIKKRSKEEI, from the coding sequence ATGAATAAATTAAAACCTTGCCCCTTCTGCGGCGCAGAAGCGGAATATCGGCAATTCGCAAACCCAAAAAACTTTTACACAGTAGTTTGCACCAATTGTCACTGTCGAACTGACGGATATAATTGCAGTCTAGACAATAACGACGCGGAGAATAAAGCAATGCAAGCTGAAAAATGGAATCATAGACTCCAAACTTCGTCGGAAATTGGAGGAGCTACGGCAGATGAAGACATACTTTGTACGACATGCGAAGAAGCAGAACGGAAGTTGGAAGAAATAAAGAAGCGAAGTAAGGAGGAAATTTAA
- a CDS encoding putative holin-like toxin — protein MITYSDLFQFGLLIVAIISLCMYGKR, from the coding sequence ATGATTACATATTCTGATTTATTTCAATTTGGATTATTAATTGTAGCAATCATTTCTCTGTGTATGTATGGTAAGAGATAG
- a CDS encoding thermonuclease family protein has translation MKIKRQKKKQIMLMLCILLILMTGKIDFGGEYTRLEHEYLGNRISCDVIRVVDGDTFVALLNEQEEKVRLIGVDTPESVHPDKSKNTEAGALASEYASGLLENQTVQLELDVQERDKYGRILAYVYLEDGTFLNEKLILDGYAKIATYPPNVKYVDVFKKAAESREQK, from the coding sequence ATGAAAATAAAAAGGCAAAAGAAAAAGCAAATTATGCTCATGCTTTGTATCCTACTTATTCTAATGACCGGTAAGATTGATTTCGGTGGGGAGTATACAAGGCTGGAACATGAATACTTAGGCAACCGGATTTCATGCGATGTTATTCGAGTCGTAGATGGGGATACCTTTGTGGCCTTGCTGAATGAGCAGGAAGAGAAGGTACGGTTGATTGGCGTGGACACGCCGGAAAGTGTACATCCTGATAAAAGTAAGAATACGGAAGCAGGGGCGCTTGCATCAGAGTATGCAAGTGGATTGCTGGAAAATCAGACGGTGCAGCTAGAACTTGATGTGCAGGAAAGAGATAAGTATGGGAGAATTCTGGCATATGTTTACTTAGAAGACGGTACTTTTCTTAATGAAAAACTGATATTGGACGGATACGCTAAAATAGCGACTTATCCACCGAATGTAAAATATGTGGATGTCTTTAAAAAAGCGGCAGAAAGTAGAGAGCAGAAATAG
- a CDS encoding ParB/RepB/Spo0J family partition protein produces MAKDDFKNRLTFSSPEKKTTTKSVTDLLLGISDNVDSKGLEFTIVALDLIDPLFSFHHSFEKTVNKGIEKLADKIRAQGVLEPVILRQYLRDGIKRYELLAGHRRCMAARLAGLTEVPAVIVNVNDANAKLIATDTNLEHREEILPSEMADAYKLQVEALKQQGKQRDFSPDSIDKSFRHILPKVKEWSARGLVAALNGISVKKVACYLRLNELNQELLDLVDDKQIPIYAGADLSHLSMQQQQWICEILMNNERIKITSDLAVSLKDEKENLISKAIIEAILNPPAQETKEHPPKPTYKKALRNVEKNIKKLPEEQIRKIELMDEKTLQEIILVAIQNYVTNH; encoded by the coding sequence ATGGCTAAGGATGATTTTAAGAATAGGTTAACTTTTTCCTCACCAGAAAAGAAAACAACTACGAAGAGTGTAACTGATTTGTTGCTCGGAATATCAGACAATGTTGATTCAAAGGGATTAGAATTTACGATTGTAGCATTAGATTTAATTGATCCGCTATTTTCTTTTCACCATTCTTTCGAAAAAACTGTAAATAAAGGCATTGAGAAATTAGCGGATAAGATTAGAGCACAAGGGGTACTAGAACCAGTTATTTTACGTCAGTATCTTAGGGATGGAATCAAGCGTTATGAACTATTAGCTGGGCATCGACGGTGTATGGCAGCACGTTTAGCTGGGCTGACGGAAGTACCAGCAGTCATTGTTAATGTCAATGATGCGAATGCAAAGTTAATCGCTACTGACACGAACTTAGAACACCGTGAAGAAATATTGCCATCTGAGATGGCTGATGCGTACAAATTGCAAGTCGAGGCACTAAAACAGCAAGGTAAGCAACGTGATTTTTCACCAGATTCCATTGACAAGAGCTTTAGGCATATTCTGCCTAAAGTAAAAGAATGGAGTGCAAGAGGCTTGGTTGCAGCATTAAATGGTATTTCAGTCAAGAAGGTTGCTTGCTATTTACGCTTAAATGAATTAAATCAAGAACTGTTGGATTTAGTGGATGATAAACAGATACCGATTTATGCAGGAGCAGATTTATCGCATTTATCGATGCAGCAACAGCAATGGATCTGCGAGATATTAATGAATAATGAAAGAATAAAAATAACATCTGATTTGGCAGTGTCACTAAAAGATGAAAAAGAAAACTTGATAAGTAAAGCAATCATAGAAGCTATTTTGAATCCGCCAGCGCAGGAAACGAAAGAACATCCTCCAAAACCTACATATAAAAAAGCACTTCGCAATGTGGAAAAAAACATCAAGAAATTACCGGAAGAACAAATTAGAAAGATTGAACTTATGGATGAGAAAACCTTACAAGAAATTATCTTAGTAGCAATCCAAAATTATGTTACCAATCATTAG